The following proteins are co-located in the Micromonospora coriariae genome:
- a CDS encoding IS5 family transposase (programmed frameshift) yields MDGRLECSDVRRGEQPPWIVSDELWAEIAPLLPPRAPRRRRYPGRKPLDDRKVLCGILFVLYTAIPWEHLPQELGFGSGMTCWRRLRDWNDAGVWQQLHEVLLGKLRAAGQLDMSRAVIDGSHVRALKGGPKTGPSPVDRRKPGSKHHVITDAGGIPLAVSLTGGNRHDVTQLMPLLDKVPPIKGIRGRPRQRPDRIHADRGYDYDIYRRQLRTRGITPVIARRGVEHGSGLGSRRWVVEQTIALLHWFRRLRVRWEIRDDIHEAFLTLACAIICWRRLQHSKS; encoded by the exons ATGGACGGTCGACTAGAGTGCTCGGACGTGAGGAGGGGTGAGCAGCCGCCGTGGATCGTCTCGGACGAGTTGTGGGCAGAGATCGCGCCGTTGCTGCCACCTCGAGCACCACGTCGGCGTCGCTATCCCGGCCGTAAGCCGCTGGATGATCGCAAGGTGTTGTGCGGGATCTTGTTCGTGCTCTACACGGCGATCCCGTGGGAGCATCTGCCCCAGGAACTCGGCTTCGGGTCGGGGATGACCTGCTGGCGCAGGTTGCGGGACTGGAACGACGCCGGCGTGTGGCAGCAACTGCACGAAGTGCTCCTGGGCAAACTCCGGGCCGCCGGGCAGCTGGACATGTCCCGGGCGGTGATCGACGGCTCCCACGTCCGGGCGCTCAAGGGCGGCC CCAAAACCGGCCCGAGCCCGGTCGACCGCCGCAAGCCAGGCTCGAAACACCACGTCATCACCGACGCGGGCGGCATCCCCCTCGCCGTCAGCCTGACCGGCGGCAACCGCCATGACGTCACCCAACTGATGCCCCTGCTCGACAAAGTCCCGCCGATCAAGGGCATCCGCGGCAGACCCCGGCAACGGCCCGACCGGATCCACGCAGACCGCGGCTACGACTACGACATCTACCGCCGCCAGCTACGAACCCGAGGCATCACACCCGTCATCGCCCGACGCGGCGTCGAGCACGGCTCAGGACTCGGCAGCCGACGCTGGGTCGTCGAGCAGACCATCGCCCTGCTGCACTGGTTCCGCCGCCTGCGGGTGCGGTGGGAGATCCGCGACGACATCCACGAAGCCTTCCTCACCCTCGCCTGCGCCATCATCTGCTGGCGCCGACTCCAACACTCAAAGAGTTAG
- a CDS encoding class I SAM-dependent methyltransferase: MDGADLDCWSAVAAGWAEFWGGFPEPAWSAVVQASGIGPGSRVLDVGCGSGELLAYLDRLGASTAGVDPAPGMVEVARARATGADIRLGRAEQLPWPDGEFDLVTSFNALQFADDILDALTEFVRVAAPGGLVAISNWAEAARNDLNTIEDAVAYAAGEQPRPIGGLWQPGGLGELLGAGGLDVVSAGLVEVPWHAPDDDALVRGVLLGEDPATMATAAPTVIAAARRFRTPPGGYRLVNAFRYAVGRTPGDAVESRIGTMGEA; the protein is encoded by the coding sequence ATGGACGGAGCGGATCTGGACTGCTGGTCCGCCGTCGCCGCAGGCTGGGCCGAGTTCTGGGGCGGGTTCCCCGAGCCCGCCTGGAGTGCCGTGGTCCAGGCGAGCGGGATCGGCCCGGGCTCGCGCGTGCTCGACGTGGGGTGCGGCAGCGGCGAACTCCTCGCGTACCTCGACCGGCTCGGCGCCTCGACGGCGGGCGTTGACCCGGCGCCCGGCATGGTCGAGGTCGCCCGCGCCCGGGCGACCGGGGCCGACATCCGGCTCGGCCGTGCTGAGCAGCTTCCCTGGCCGGACGGGGAGTTCGACCTGGTGACGTCGTTCAACGCCCTGCAATTTGCCGACGACATCCTTGACGCCCTCACCGAGTTCGTCCGCGTCGCGGCGCCCGGCGGCCTCGTCGCGATCTCCAACTGGGCCGAGGCCGCCCGCAACGACCTGAACACGATCGAGGACGCCGTCGCGTACGCCGCCGGCGAGCAGCCGCGACCCATCGGCGGACTATGGCAACCCGGTGGTCTCGGCGAGTTGCTCGGCGCCGGGGGTCTCGACGTCGTGTCCGCGGGGCTTGTCGAGGTCCCTTGGCACGCACCCGATGACGACGCGCTCGTCCGGGGCGTGCTGTTGGGCGAAGATCCAGCCACCATGGCTACCGCGGCACCCACGGTGATCGCCGCCGCCCGACGGTTCCGGACCCCGCCCGGGGGCTACCGCCTCGTCAACGCGTTTCGGTACGCCGTCGGGCGTACGCCGGGCGACGCTGTCGAGTCGAGGATCGGCACGATGGGGGAGGCCTGA
- a CDS encoding site-specific integrase, translating to MEAKSAAGKGDLPMPATVTKALKAFHTLQKKERLKAGNAYVDSGYVLINELGQPQRTDWLRRRVYELMTKVEVRKVRPYDSRHACLASLAGAGVPNVVLAAWAGHADGGTLAKRGVRPPRQQPPESGGRAPRIRPVRVTPTPENSAMRAYVSICETEQQEGLDSPK from the coding sequence ATGGAAGCCAAATCGGCGGCCGGCAAAGGCGACCTGCCGATGCCCGCGACGGTAACGAAGGCGCTCAAGGCGTTCCACACCCTCCAGAAGAAGGAACGTCTGAAGGCCGGCAACGCCTACGTCGACAGCGGCTACGTCCTGATCAACGAACTCGGCCAACCGCAGCGCACCGACTGGCTCCGCCGCCGGGTGTACGAGCTGATGACCAAGGTCGAAGTCCGCAAGGTCCGGCCGTACGACTCGCGGCACGCCTGCCTGGCCTCCCTCGCCGGCGCCGGAGTGCCCAACGTCGTGCTGGCGGCCTGGGCCGGCCACGCCGACGGCGGCACACTCGCCAAACGGGGTGTACGTCCACCCCGACAGCAGCCACCTGAAAGTGGCGGCCGAGCACCTCGAATCAGGCCTGTTCGGGTGACTCCCACACCCGAGAATTCAGCAATGCGGGCGTACGTGAGCATTTGTGAGACGGAACAGCAAGAAGGCCTCGACTCACCGAAGTGA
- a CDS encoding CoA-acylating methylmalonate-semialdehyde dehydrogenase, translated as MIGGHDWTGVPDRTGEVYNPASGAVTGQVDLASAELVAEVAAKAATAARSWADTSLARRTRVLFAFRELLNQRKEEIAALITAEHGKVLDDALGEVTRGLEVAEFACGIPHLLQGGYTEGASTNVDVYSIRQSLGVVAVISPFNFPAMVPLWFVPIAIACGNAVILKPSEKDPSAAVAMARLWTEAGLPDGVMNVMHGDKEAVDALLTSPDVAAVSFVGSTPIARYVYEMATAHGKRVQALGGAKNHMLVLPDADLDLVADAAVNAGFGSAGERCMAISALVAVEPVADELIAKIKERMGGLCTGDGTKGCDMGPLVTAAHRDKVAGYVRAGVEAGASLVVDGRTGPFDGDEGGFWLGPTLFDHVTPEMSIYREEIFGPVLSVLRVPSYDAGLDLINANPYGNGTAIFTNDGGAARRFQHEVQVGMVGINVPIPVPVAYYSFGGWKHSLFGDTHAHGMDGVRFFTRGKVVTSRWLDPSHGGLNLGFPQNA; from the coding sequence CTGATCGGCGGCCACGACTGGACCGGTGTGCCTGACCGGACCGGCGAGGTCTACAACCCCGCGTCGGGCGCGGTCACCGGTCAGGTCGACCTCGCCTCGGCCGAACTCGTGGCCGAGGTGGCCGCCAAGGCGGCGACCGCCGCCCGGAGTTGGGCCGACACGTCGCTGGCCCGCCGCACCCGGGTGCTGTTCGCCTTCCGGGAGCTGCTCAACCAGCGCAAGGAGGAGATCGCCGCGCTGATCACCGCCGAGCACGGCAAGGTGCTCGACGACGCGCTGGGCGAGGTCACCCGGGGGCTGGAGGTCGCCGAGTTCGCCTGCGGCATCCCGCACCTCCTGCAGGGCGGGTACACCGAGGGCGCGTCGACGAACGTGGACGTGTACTCGATCCGGCAGTCGCTCGGCGTGGTGGCGGTGATCTCGCCGTTCAACTTCCCGGCCATGGTCCCGCTCTGGTTCGTGCCGATCGCCATCGCCTGCGGGAACGCGGTCATCCTCAAGCCCAGCGAGAAGGATCCCTCGGCGGCGGTGGCCATGGCCCGGCTGTGGACCGAGGCGGGCCTGCCGGACGGCGTGATGAACGTGATGCACGGCGACAAGGAGGCCGTCGACGCGTTGTTGACGAGCCCCGACGTGGCGGCCGTGTCGTTCGTCGGCTCCACTCCGATCGCCCGGTACGTGTACGAGATGGCCACCGCGCACGGCAAGCGGGTCCAGGCGCTGGGCGGCGCGAAGAACCACATGCTGGTGCTGCCCGACGCCGATCTCGACCTGGTCGCCGACGCGGCGGTGAATGCCGGCTTCGGTTCGGCCGGCGAGCGGTGCATGGCGATCTCGGCCCTGGTCGCCGTGGAGCCGGTCGCCGACGAGCTGATCGCCAAGATCAAGGAGCGGATGGGCGGCCTGTGCACCGGAGACGGCACCAAGGGCTGCGACATGGGTCCGCTGGTCACCGCCGCGCACCGGGACAAGGTCGCCGGCTACGTGCGGGCCGGGGTCGAGGCCGGCGCCAGCCTTGTGGTGGACGGTCGGACCGGCCCCTTCGACGGCGACGAGGGTGGGTTCTGGCTGGGCCCCACCCTCTTCGACCACGTCACCCCGGAGATGTCGATCTACCGTGAGGAGATCTTCGGCCCGGTGCTGTCGGTGCTCCGGGTGCCGTCGTACGACGCGGGGCTCGACCTGATCAACGCGAACCCGTACGGCAACGGGACCGCGATCTTCACGAACGACGGCGGCGCGGCCCGGCGCTTCCAGCACGAGGTGCAGGTCGGGATGGTCGGCATCAACGTGCCCATCCCGGTCCCGGTGGCGTACTACTCGTTCGGTGGCTGGAAGCACAGCCTCTTCGGGGACACCCACGCGCACGGCATGGACGGAGTCCGGTTCTTCACTCGGGGCAAGGTGGTCACCTCCCGCTGGCTCGACCCGAGCCACGGGGGCCTGAACCTCGGCTTCCCGCAGAACGCCTGA
- a CDS encoding Gfo/Idh/MocA family protein, whose translation MTERPLRVGVIGVGTMGTDHADRLATRISGAELVAVADADSARAAEVAARYPGVRAIANPLDLIADDAVEAVLIASPGFAHEEQVLACLAHGKFSLCEKPLTMDSAAALRLVEVERDKAGRPLVQVGFMRRFDPEYAELRRLLDDGELGRLLLVHNIHRNRTSPAWFRDSAAIVNDSLVHEVDVCRWLFDAEIETVTLLTPTPSGRAPEGLRDPQVAIFQMAGGGVATTEVFVNSQVGYEVRCEAVAELGSATIGLGQEMLVRRGNAYAGRIPDDYRQRFARAYDIEVQEWARACRRGQVAGPTTWDGYAASVVCEAGVASLATGQPVRVELADRAEILRP comes from the coding sequence ATGACGGAGCGTCCGCTGCGGGTGGGCGTCATCGGTGTGGGGACCATGGGCACCGACCACGCCGACCGGCTGGCCACCCGGATCTCCGGCGCGGAGCTGGTTGCCGTCGCCGACGCCGACAGTGCGCGGGCCGCTGAGGTGGCCGCGCGCTATCCGGGCGTGCGCGCCATCGCCAATCCGCTCGACCTGATCGCCGACGACGCCGTGGAGGCGGTGCTCATCGCCTCGCCCGGCTTCGCGCACGAGGAGCAGGTCCTCGCCTGCCTGGCGCACGGCAAGTTCTCCCTTTGCGAGAAGCCGCTGACCATGGACAGCGCCGCCGCGCTGCGCCTGGTCGAGGTCGAGCGGGACAAGGCCGGGCGACCGCTGGTCCAGGTCGGCTTCATGCGCCGGTTCGATCCCGAGTACGCCGAGCTGCGGCGGCTGCTCGACGACGGCGAGCTCGGCCGGCTGCTGCTCGTGCACAATATCCACCGGAACAGGACCTCGCCGGCCTGGTTCCGCGACTCGGCGGCGATCGTCAACGACTCTCTCGTTCACGAGGTGGACGTCTGCCGGTGGCTGTTCGACGCCGAGATCGAGACCGTCACGCTGCTCACGCCGACCCCGAGTGGTCGAGCCCCCGAGGGCCTCCGCGACCCGCAGGTGGCCATCTTCCAGATGGCGGGCGGTGGCGTGGCCACCACCGAGGTCTTCGTCAACTCGCAGGTCGGCTACGAGGTGCGGTGCGAGGCGGTGGCCGAGTTGGGCAGCGCCACCATCGGCCTGGGCCAGGAGATGCTGGTCCGGCGGGGGAACGCCTACGCGGGCCGGATCCCGGACGACTACCGCCAACGCTTCGCCCGCGCGTACGACATCGAGGTCCAGGAGTGGGCCCGGGCCTGCCGCCGTGGCCAGGTGGCCGGCCCGACCACCTGGGACGGCTACGCCGCCAGCGTGGTCTGCGAGGCCGGCGTGGCCTCGCTCGCCACCGGCCAGCCGGTCCGGGTCGAGCTCGCCGACCGCGCCGAGATCCTCCGGCCGTGA
- the iolD gene encoding 3D-(3,5/4)-trihydroxycyclohexane-1,2-dione acylhydrolase (decyclizing) yields the protein MTTSAGTVRLTVGQAVVRFLANQWTERDGERHRLFAGCLGIFGHGNVAGLGQALLQDELADGPDRLPYVLVRNEQAMVHTAVAFARHRDRLTTWACTASVGPGSTNMLTGAALATVNRIPVLLLPSGTFATRVARPVLQEIEMPETGDRTVNDAFRPLSRFFDRVDRPEHLPTALLGAMRVLTDPVQTGAVTIELPQDVQAEAYDWPVDLFAPRTWRVPRPPAEPDLIERAAALIRSARRPLVVAGGGVHYSGAEAALRAFCDATGIPVAETQAGKGALPHGHPQAMGAVGSTGTTAANALARTADLVIGAGTRYSDFTTASRTAFQEAGVRFVNINVARFDAGKLAGLPVVADAHAALTALHEALAGYEVAPEYRVEQAELFRAWDAQVEATYHPSPEVTERLAAGVLTQGAVLGCVNELSDPRDVVVCAAGSMPGDLHKLWRVRDPKGYHVEYGYSCMGYEIPGGLGVRLADPDRDVFVLVGDGSYLMMPTELVTAVQERIKVIVVLVQNHGFGSIGSLSESLGSQRFGTGYRYRDAASGRLDGTRLPVDLAANARSLGATVIEVHDRAGLEQAIKDAKAAPADGGPIVIHVETDPLVHAPGSESWWDVPVSQVSDLDSTRRAYDEYIEKKAAQRALLTPIEEVDG from the coding sequence ATGACGACCAGCGCCGGCACGGTTCGGCTGACCGTGGGTCAGGCCGTGGTGCGTTTCCTCGCCAACCAGTGGACCGAGCGGGACGGTGAGCGGCATCGGCTCTTCGCCGGCTGCCTGGGCATCTTCGGGCACGGCAACGTGGCCGGACTCGGCCAGGCGCTGCTCCAGGACGAGCTGGCCGACGGCCCGGACCGGCTGCCGTACGTGCTGGTCCGCAACGAGCAGGCGATGGTGCACACGGCGGTGGCGTTCGCCCGGCACCGGGACCGGCTGACCACCTGGGCGTGCACCGCGTCGGTCGGCCCCGGCTCGACCAACATGCTCACCGGCGCGGCGCTGGCCACCGTGAACCGGATCCCGGTGCTGCTCCTGCCCTCCGGCACCTTCGCCACCCGGGTGGCCCGGCCGGTGCTGCAGGAGATCGAGATGCCGGAGACCGGCGACCGTACGGTCAACGACGCCTTCCGCCCGCTGTCCCGGTTCTTCGACCGGGTCGACCGGCCGGAGCATCTGCCGACGGCCCTGCTCGGCGCAATGCGGGTGCTCACCGACCCGGTCCAGACCGGGGCGGTCACCATCGAACTGCCGCAGGACGTGCAGGCCGAGGCGTACGACTGGCCGGTCGATCTGTTTGCGCCGCGCACCTGGCGTGTGCCGCGACCGCCAGCGGAACCGGACCTCATCGAGCGGGCCGCGGCGCTGATCCGGTCGGCCCGCCGGCCGCTGGTGGTGGCCGGCGGCGGCGTGCACTACTCCGGTGCCGAGGCCGCGCTTCGCGCCTTCTGCGACGCCACCGGCATCCCGGTGGCGGAGACCCAGGCCGGCAAGGGTGCGCTGCCGCACGGGCATCCGCAGGCCATGGGGGCGGTCGGCTCCACCGGCACCACGGCGGCCAACGCGCTGGCCCGCACGGCCGACCTGGTGATCGGTGCCGGCACCCGGTACAGCGACTTCACCACCGCCTCGCGCACCGCCTTCCAGGAGGCGGGGGTGCGGTTCGTCAACATCAACGTCGCCCGGTTCGACGCCGGCAAGCTCGCCGGCCTGCCGGTGGTGGCCGATGCCCACGCGGCGCTCACCGCGCTGCACGAGGCGCTCGCCGGGTACGAGGTCGCACCGGAGTACCGAGTCGAGCAGGCGGAGCTGTTCCGCGCCTGGGACGCCCAGGTGGAGGCGACGTACCACCCGTCGCCGGAGGTGACCGAGCGGTTGGCCGCCGGCGTACTGACCCAGGGCGCCGTGCTGGGCTGCGTCAACGAGCTCTCCGACCCACGGGACGTGGTGGTCTGCGCCGCCGGCTCGATGCCCGGCGACCTGCACAAGTTGTGGCGGGTGCGGGACCCGAAGGGCTACCACGTCGAGTACGGCTACTCCTGCATGGGCTATGAGATCCCTGGTGGTCTCGGGGTGCGGCTGGCCGACCCGGACCGGGACGTCTTCGTCCTGGTGGGCGACGGCTCATACCTGATGATGCCGACCGAGCTGGTCACCGCCGTGCAGGAGCGGATCAAGGTCATCGTCGTGCTGGTGCAGAACCACGGCTTCGGATCGATCGGCTCGCTCTCCGAGTCGCTCGGCTCGCAGCGTTTCGGCACCGGCTACCGCTACCGCGACGCGGCCAGCGGGCGGCTGGACGGCACCCGGCTGCCGGTGGACCTCGCGGCCAACGCGCGCAGCCTCGGCGCGACGGTGATCGAGGTGCACGACCGGGCCGGCCTGGAGCAGGCGATCAAGGACGCCAAAGCGGCGCCCGCCGACGGCGGCCCGATCGTGATCCACGTGGAGACCGACCCGCTGGTCCACGCACCGGGTAGCGAGTCCTGGTGGGACGTCCCAGTCAGCCAGGTCAGCGATCTCGACTCCACCCGCCGGGCGTACGACGAGTACATCGAGAAGAAGGCGGCGCAGCGGGCACTGCTGACGCCGATCGAGGAGGTCGACGGATGA
- the iolB gene encoding 5-deoxy-glucuronate isomerase — translation MTGDDARWVWPDGSAMEGGFRVSITDATPGWRHTSLRVAELAPGEQVAVDLGETEVVVVPLRGGCAVSAVDGDGERHEAELTGRADVFAGPTDVAYVPRGSRLTVRNDGSGPARVALCGATATKRATTPPFRHLAAANVPVELRGAGTASRLVRNFGVPDVLDADSIIACEVITPAGNWSSYPPHKHDEERPGAETELEEIYYFELRTDDADGSGDPIAYQRVYGTAERPLDVLAEVRTGDVVLVPHGWHGPAMAPPGYDLYYLNVMAGPGATRAWLICDDPAHGWVRGTWDGQSVDPRLASGGYR, via the coding sequence GTGACCGGGGACGACGCGCGCTGGGTCTGGCCGGACGGAAGCGCCATGGAGGGCGGCTTCCGGGTGTCCATCACCGACGCCACCCCCGGGTGGCGGCACACCAGCCTCCGGGTGGCCGAGCTGGCCCCCGGCGAGCAGGTGGCGGTCGACCTCGGCGAGACCGAGGTCGTCGTCGTGCCGCTGCGGGGCGGCTGCGCCGTGTCCGCGGTGGACGGCGACGGCGAGCGCCACGAGGCCGAGCTAACCGGCCGGGCGGACGTCTTCGCCGGGCCCACCGACGTGGCGTACGTCCCACGCGGCAGCCGGCTCACCGTACGCAACGACGGTTCGGGCCCGGCCCGGGTGGCGCTCTGCGGGGCGACCGCCACCAAGCGGGCCACCACCCCGCCGTTCCGCCACCTGGCCGCTGCCAACGTCCCCGTCGAGCTGCGCGGCGCCGGTACGGCGTCCCGGCTGGTGCGCAACTTCGGCGTACCGGACGTCCTCGACGCCGACTCGATCATCGCCTGCGAGGTGATCACCCCCGCCGGCAACTGGAGTTCCTACCCGCCGCACAAGCACGACGAGGAGCGGCCCGGCGCGGAGACCGAGTTGGAGGAGATCTACTACTTCGAGCTCCGGACGGACGACGCCGACGGCTCCGGTGACCCGATCGCCTACCAGCGGGTCTACGGCACCGCCGAACGTCCGCTGGACGTGCTGGCGGAGGTGCGTACCGGTGACGTGGTGCTGGTGCCGCACGGCTGGCACGGGCCGGCGATGGCCCCGCCCGGCTACGACCTCTACTACCTGAACGTGATGGCCGGCCCCGGCGCGACCCGGGCCTGGCTGATCTGCGACGACCCGGCCCACGGCTGGGTCCGGGGCACCTGGGACGGACAGTCCGTCGATCCTCGACTGGCCAGCGGAGGCTACCGATGA
- a CDS encoding Cgl0159 family (beta/alpha)8-fold protein — protein MTLARRRLQTAELTEIRVREPRRITDGWRSRSRRELVGADGRLLIVAADHPARGALGVRGDGLAMASRADLLDRLVVALSRPGVDGVLGTPDILDDLLLLGALEDKVVVGSMNRGGLQGAAFEFDDRFTAYTAEEIAARRLDGGKMLVRICLDDPATAATLEASAHAVTGLAGHEVMAMVEPFLSVRDGNRVRNLLDPDSTIRAIQIATGLGVTSRHTWLKLPVVAELPRVMAATTLPTLLLGGDPSGPADETYASWAAALDLPSVRGLVVGRALLYPPDGDVAAAVDTAAALVHGGGR, from the coding sequence ATGACGCTGGCACGGCGGCGGTTGCAGACCGCCGAGCTGACCGAGATCCGGGTACGCGAGCCGCGGCGGATCACCGACGGCTGGCGGAGCCGGAGCCGGCGCGAGCTGGTCGGCGCGGACGGGCGGCTGCTGATCGTGGCCGCGGACCACCCGGCGCGCGGCGCGCTCGGCGTCCGTGGCGACGGGCTCGCCATGGCCTCCCGGGCCGACCTGCTGGACCGGCTTGTCGTCGCGCTGTCCCGGCCGGGCGTCGACGGGGTGCTCGGCACCCCGGACATCCTCGACGACCTGCTGCTGCTCGGCGCGCTGGAGGACAAGGTCGTCGTCGGTTCGATGAACCGGGGCGGTCTGCAGGGTGCGGCATTCGAGTTCGACGACCGGTTCACCGCCTACACCGCCGAGGAGATCGCCGCCCGGCGGCTCGACGGCGGCAAGATGCTCGTCCGCATCTGCCTGGACGATCCCGCCACCGCGGCCACCCTGGAGGCCAGCGCCCACGCGGTCACCGGGCTCGCCGGGCACGAGGTGATGGCGATGGTCGAGCCCTTCCTCTCGGTCCGCGACGGCAACCGGGTGCGCAACCTGCTCGATCCCGACTCGACCATCCGCGCCATCCAGATCGCCACGGGGCTCGGCGTGACCAGCCGGCACACCTGGCTGAAACTGCCGGTCGTGGCCGAGTTGCCCCGGGTCATGGCCGCCACCACGCTGCCCACGCTGCTGCTCGGTGGCGACCCGAGCGGCCCGGCGGACGAGACGTACGCGAGCTGGGCGGCAGCGCTCGACCTGCCCAGCGTGCGGGGCCTCGTGGTGGGGCGGGCACTGCTCTACCCACCGGACGGAGACGTGGCGGCAGCGGTGGACACCGCCGCCGCGCTGGTGCACGGAGGTGGGCGGTGA
- the iolC gene encoding 5-dehydro-2-deoxygluconokinase, with the protein MGASVIDGRPDAGPSAYDLVAVGRCGVDVYPLDHGVGLEDVTRFEKFLGGSATNVTVAASRHGRHSAIITRTGDDPFGRYVRKELRRLGVDDRFVSAVPGPPTPVTFCEVFPPDDFPLYFYRYPIAPDLLIEADELPFDAIRTARVFWATVTGLSQEPSRAAHFAAWQARGRRSHTVLDLDYRPMFWPDPAEATEQVRLALDHVTVAVGNREECAVAVGETDPHRAADALLDRGVELAVVKQGPKGVLAATATERVEVPPFPVRVMNGLGAGDAFGGALVHGLLSGWDLPRILRFANAAGAIVAGRLECSTAMPTDADVEAVLAAGTTDLGGAAVATVPAGAGKEIPQ; encoded by the coding sequence ATGGGAGCCTCGGTGATCGACGGCCGGCCGGATGCCGGGCCGTCGGCGTATGACCTGGTGGCCGTGGGCCGGTGCGGCGTGGACGTCTACCCACTGGACCACGGCGTGGGCCTGGAGGACGTCACCCGGTTCGAGAAGTTCCTCGGCGGCAGCGCGACAAACGTGACGGTGGCCGCCTCCCGGCACGGCCGGCATTCGGCGATCATCACCCGGACCGGGGATGACCCGTTCGGTCGCTACGTCCGGAAGGAGCTGCGCCGGCTCGGTGTCGACGACCGGTTCGTCAGCGCCGTGCCCGGGCCGCCCACGCCGGTCACCTTCTGCGAGGTCTTCCCGCCGGACGACTTCCCGCTCTACTTCTACCGTTATCCGATCGCCCCGGACCTGCTGATCGAGGCGGACGAGTTGCCGTTCGACGCGATCCGCACGGCCCGGGTCTTCTGGGCCACCGTCACTGGCCTGTCCCAGGAGCCGTCCCGCGCCGCCCACTTCGCGGCGTGGCAGGCCCGCGGCCGTCGCTCGCACACCGTGCTGGACCTCGACTACCGGCCGATGTTCTGGCCCGACCCGGCCGAGGCCACCGAGCAGGTGCGCCTGGCGCTCGACCACGTCACCGTCGCCGTCGGCAACCGCGAGGAGTGCGCCGTGGCGGTCGGCGAGACCGACCCGCACCGCGCGGCGGACGCCCTGCTCGACCGCGGCGTGGAGTTGGCGGTCGTGAAGCAGGGGCCGAAGGGCGTGCTGGCCGCGACGGCGACCGAGCGGGTCGAGGTGCCGCCGTTTCCGGTACGGGTGATGAACGGGTTGGGGGCCGGTGACGCCTTCGGCGGGGCGTTGGTCCACGGCCTGCTCAGCGGCTGGGACCTGCCCCGGATCCTGCGGTTCGCCAACGCGGCAGGCGCGATCGTGGCCGGCCGGCTGGAGTGCTCCACCGCGATGCCGACCGACGCCGATGTCGAGGCGGTGCTCGCCGCGGGCACCACCGACCTGGGCGGCGCGGCAGTCGCAACGGTCCCGGCCGGGGCCGGGAAGGAGATCCCGCAATGA
- a CDS encoding TIM barrel protein, whose translation MTQPSTLAARVAGAPISWGVCEVPGWGYQLDPETVLRQMRELGLVATEFGPDGFLPDDPVGKTATLTRHGLTAVGQFVPVVLHDPGHDPVPEVSRAIVGLVAAQASTVVLAAATGTDGYDNRPTLDDASWATLLGNLDRIDALAAQYGLVATLHPHVGTMVETGAETDRVLAGSRIGLCLDTGHLLVGGGDPVAVAREHPRRIAHVHLKDVRAEWAERVRAGEVTYSEAVARGMYAPLGGGDVDVRAIVTALEHAGYQGWYVLEQDTVLTGPPEGETGPVADVQASIAYLLDVAGSIPKGR comes from the coding sequence ATGACACAACCGTCGACGCTGGCCGCTCGGGTCGCCGGAGCGCCCATCTCATGGGGCGTCTGCGAGGTGCCGGGGTGGGGCTACCAGCTCGACCCTGAGACAGTGCTCCGACAGATGCGTGAGCTGGGCCTGGTGGCCACCGAGTTCGGCCCGGACGGGTTCCTCCCGGACGACCCGGTCGGCAAGACGGCCACCCTCACCCGGCACGGCCTCACCGCGGTCGGTCAGTTCGTGCCCGTGGTGCTGCACGACCCGGGCCACGACCCGGTACCCGAGGTGTCCCGGGCGATCGTCGGCCTGGTCGCCGCGCAGGCGTCCACGGTGGTGCTCGCCGCCGCGACCGGCACCGACGGCTACGACAACCGGCCGACCCTCGACGACGCCAGCTGGGCCACCCTGCTGGGCAACCTCGACCGGATCGACGCCCTGGCCGCCCAGTACGGCCTGGTGGCGACGCTGCACCCGCACGTCGGCACGATGGTGGAGACCGGCGCCGAGACCGACCGGGTGCTCGCCGGCAGCCGGATCGGGCTCTGCCTGGACACCGGTCATCTGCTCGTCGGCGGGGGCGACCCGGTCGCCGTGGCCCGCGAGCATCCCCGGCGGATCGCGCACGTGCATCTCAAGGACGTGCGGGCCGAGTGGGCCGAGCGGGTACGCGCCGGCGAGGTCACCTACAGCGAGGCGGTGGCGCGCGGCATGTACGCGCCGCTCGGCGGGGGCGACGTCGATGTGCGGGCCATCGTCACCGCGCTGGAGCACGCCGGCTACCAGGGCTGGTACGTGCTCGAACAGGACACCGTGCTGACCGGCCCGCCCGAGGGCGAGACCGGTCCGGTGGCGGACGTCCAGGCCAGCATCGCCTACCTGCTCGACGTGGCCGGGTCGATCCCGAAGGGACGCTGA